A region from the Lemur catta isolate mLemCat1 chromosome 7, mLemCat1.pri, whole genome shotgun sequence genome encodes:
- the LRRC55 gene encoding leucine-rich repeat-containing protein 55 — protein MGSLQHCCCQLPKMGDTWAQLPWPGPPHPAVLLISLLLAAGVMPLDAGTSCPVLCTCRNQVVDCSSQRLFSVPPDLPMDTRNLSLAHNRIAAVPPGYLTCYMELRVLDLRNNSLMELPPGLFLHAKRLAHLDLSYNNLSHVPADMFQEAHGLVHIDLSHNPWLRRVHPQAFQGLVQLRDLDLSFGGLAFLSLEALEGLPGLVTLQIGGNPWVCGCTMEPLLKWLRNRIQRCTADSQLAECRGPPEVEGAPLFSLTEESFKACHLTLSLDDYLFIAFVGFVVSIASVATNFLLGITANCCHRWSKASEEEEI, from the exons ATGGGCTCCCTTCAGCACTGCTGCTGCCAGCTGCCTAAGATGGGTGACACCTGGGCACAGCTTCCCTGGCCCGGGCCTCCCCACCCAGCCGTGCTGCTGATCTCCCTCCTCTTGGCGGCCGGGGTGATGCCGTTGGATGCTGGCACCAGCTGCCCCGTCCTCTGCACGTGCCGTAACCAGGTGGTGGACTGCAGCAGCCAGCGGCTGTTCTCTGTGCCCCCAGACCTGCCGATGGACACCCGTAACCTCAGCCTGGCCCACAACCGCATCGCGGCCGTGCCACCCGGCTACCTCACATGCTACATGGAGCTCCGGGTGCTGGATTTGCGCAACAACTCCTTGATGGAGCTGCCCCCGGGCCTCTTCCTCCATGCCAAGCGCTTGGCACACCTGGATCTGAGCTACAACAACCTCAGCCACGTGCCGGCCGACATGTTCCAGGAGGCCCACGGGCTCGTGCACATCGACCTGAGCCACAACCCGTGGCTGCGGAGGGTGCACCCCCAGGCCTTCCAGGGCCTCGTGCAGCTCCGAGACCTGGACCTCAGCTTCGGGGGCCTGGCCTTCCTCAGCCTCGAGGCCCTTGAGGGCCTGCCAGGGCTGGTGACCCTGCAGATCGGGGGCAACCCCTGGGTATGCGGCTGCACCATGGAGCCTCTGCTGAAGTGGCTGCGGAACCGGATCCAGCGCTGCACAGCGG ACTCTCAGCTGGCTGAGTGCCGGGGTCCCCCCGAAGTCGAGGGTGCCCCGCTCTTCTCACTCACCGAGGAGAGCTTCAAGGCCTGCCACCTGACCCTGAGCCTGGACGATTACCTCTTCATCGCGTTCGTGGGCTTCGTGGTCTCCATCGCCTCCGTGGCCACCAACTTCCTCCTGGGCATCACAGCCAACTGCTGCCACCGTTGGAGCAAGGCCAGCGAAGAGGAAGAGATCTGA